A genomic region of Exiguobacterium oxidotolerans JCM 12280 contains the following coding sequences:
- a CDS encoding EAL-associated domain-containing protein yields the protein MDALDVIVHPEQIEAWFQPIVGAAPFKVEGYEIQSHFRGEPLKPFFQEDDVPIEYQLEVMSHVIRHAFQKVPVDAHSFVLIRCRPDWLFENGGEDFLSILRDAQIDFPEDRLYVTLTDVQVDDFDRLGRIVAYYQNSGLKVALDRAEATSLERVFAMSPDMLIVDLSSMIEKKTVSASYPHLLQTMEHLCDQLGAPLLYKNISHLGQLRYAWQHGGRYYMGTLLGETTPDWVTTCPGMEILLHEVPMFYKYDREQMNRLFQLEQDWTIRFNEYCQSLKADEALDEWLIRLAQKMEPEFIRFYITDANGFQKSSNVSKKSGEWKTYAFYKGYNWSFRPYFIRTTVAMERRHTGYLSDRYVDFSSSEQTRTFSMPLNNGMFLFADISASYLYQERLSE from the coding sequence ATGGATGCATTAGATGTCATTGTTCATCCCGAACAGATTGAGGCGTGGTTCCAACCAATCGTTGGAGCGGCACCTTTTAAAGTGGAAGGGTATGAAATCCAATCTCATTTTCGCGGTGAGCCGCTGAAGCCATTTTTTCAAGAAGATGATGTACCAATTGAATACCAGTTAGAAGTCATGAGTCATGTCATTCGCCATGCTTTTCAAAAAGTTCCGGTCGATGCGCATTCATTTGTCTTAATACGCTGTCGACCTGATTGGTTATTCGAAAATGGTGGCGAAGATTTTTTGAGTATCTTACGTGACGCACAGATCGACTTTCCGGAAGACCGGTTATATGTCACACTGACCGATGTCCAAGTGGATGACTTTGATCGACTCGGACGAATCGTTGCGTACTATCAAAACTCTGGCTTAAAGGTTGCGCTTGATCGTGCGGAGGCGACGAGCTTAGAACGCGTTTTTGCCATGTCGCCGGATATGCTGATTGTCGACTTATCTTCGATGATTGAGAAAAAAACCGTTTCAGCCAGCTATCCGCACCTGTTACAGACGATGGAACACTTATGTGACCAGCTTGGTGCCCCGCTTCTTTACAAAAATATCAGCCATCTTGGTCAACTCCGGTATGCCTGGCAACACGGTGGGCGCTATTATATGGGAACGCTACTCGGTGAGACGACACCTGACTGGGTGACGACATGCCCAGGCATGGAAATCTTATTACATGAAGTGCCAATGTTCTATAAATATGACCGGGAACAGATGAATCGTTTGTTCCAGCTCGAACAAGACTGGACGATTCGGTTTAATGAGTACTGCCAGTCGTTAAAAGCAGATGAAGCATTGGATGAATGGTTAATTAGGTTGGCCCAAAAGATGGAACCTGAATTCATCCGCTTTTACATCACAGACGCGAATGGCTTTCAAAAGTCATCAAACGTTAGTAAAAAGAGCGGTGAATGGAAAACATATGCGTTTTACAAAGGTTATAACTGGAGTTTTCGACCGTATTTCATTCGGACTACGGTTGCGATGGAACGACGGCATACGGGGTACCTCTCTGATCGGTACGTTGATTTCAGTTCGAGTGAACAGACGCGAACGTTCAGTATGCCGCTAAATAATGGGATGTTCTTATTTGCTGATATTTCAGCAAGTTATTTATATCAAGAACGGTTAAGTGAATAA
- the menB gene encoding 1,4-dihydroxy-2-naphthoyl-CoA synthase, whose amino-acid sequence MKYAPEWAAVRSYEDIKYEKWNGIAKITINRPEVRNAFRPHTVHELIDAFSRARDDQNVGVIILTGEGDLAFCSGGDQKVRGHGGYVGEDEIPRLNVLDLQRLIRVIPKPVIAMVAGYAIGGGHVLHLVCDLTIAADNAKFGQTGPKVGSFDAGYGSGYLARVVGHKKAREIWFLCRQYGAQEALDMGLINTVVPLADLEQETIQWCSEILQHSPTALRFLKGALNADSDGLAGIQQLAGDATLLYYTTDEAKEGRDAFKEKRDPDFGQFPRFP is encoded by the coding sequence ATGAAATATGCTCCAGAATGGGCAGCAGTTCGTAGTTATGAAGACATTAAATACGAAAAATGGAATGGGATCGCTAAAATTACGATCAACCGTCCAGAAGTGCGCAATGCGTTCCGTCCACATACGGTCCATGAATTAATCGATGCGTTCTCACGTGCGCGTGACGACCAAAACGTCGGTGTCATCATCTTGACAGGTGAAGGCGATCTCGCTTTCTGTTCAGGTGGAGACCAAAAAGTTCGCGGACATGGTGGTTACGTCGGTGAAGATGAAATCCCACGCTTGAACGTCCTTGACCTTCAACGTTTGATTCGTGTGATCCCGAAACCGGTCATCGCGATGGTCGCTGGTTATGCAATTGGTGGCGGACACGTCTTACACCTAGTCTGTGACTTAACGATCGCTGCTGATAATGCGAAGTTTGGACAAACAGGTCCTAAAGTTGGATCATTTGATGCAGGGTATGGTTCTGGTTACTTGGCGCGTGTCGTCGGCCATAAAAAAGCGCGTGAAATTTGGTTCCTCTGCCGTCAGTACGGTGCTCAAGAAGCACTCGACATGGGACTCATCAATACGGTCGTACCACTTGCTGATCTTGAGCAAGAAACAATCCAATGGTGTTCTGAGATTCTTCAACATTCACCAACAGCTCTTCGTTTCTTAAAAGGAGCGCTTAATGCAGACTCTGATGGTCTTGCTGGAATTCAGCAACTTGCTGGAGATGCAACATTACTCTACTACACAACAGATGAAGCAAAAGAAGGACGCGATGCGTTCAAAGAAAAACGTGATCCTGACTTCGGTCAATTCCCACGTTTCCCATAA
- a CDS encoding DEAD/DEAH box helicase translates to MTTFRELNLSEALIKGVLKMGFEEATPIQAETIPVGLSGVDLIGQAQTGTGKTAAFGIPTIERLDAKSRHIQALILAPTRELAIQVAEELNRIGEMKRVHALPVYGGQQIDRQIRALRKNPQIVVATPGRLMDHMNRKTLNLDHVQTVILDEADEMLNMGFVEDIEKILGTLPPTRQTLLFSATMPPQIRKIADRFMTTPTHIKVKAKEMTVENIDQSFIELKESQKFDVLCRLIDTDSPELSIIFGRTKKRVDEMTEGLVQRGYTADGLHGDLTQAKRDQVIRRFKKGTIDILVATDVAARGLDISGVTHVYNFDVPQDPESYVHRIGRTGRAGKTGSAITFVTPREFGQIKTIERVTNKKMSRRHAPTLDEILEGNLKLAAQELIKRVEAKNSQEYTTLAQELLEEYEAVELIAAALKGLTKEPDATPVQISSIEPIRVKRFGNNGGGGNRRPYGNKGGSGSGSSNRGGGYRGSNPRGGERREGGRPSEGNRSSSSSDRREGGYAGRSNRSESDRNRGGRKPRFEK, encoded by the coding sequence TTGACAACATTTCGTGAATTAAATCTTAGTGAGGCACTTATCAAAGGTGTCCTAAAAATGGGCTTTGAAGAAGCAACTCCAATCCAAGCAGAAACAATTCCAGTCGGTCTTAGCGGCGTTGACTTAATCGGTCAAGCACAAACAGGTACTGGTAAAACAGCAGCATTCGGTATTCCGACGATTGAGCGTCTTGACGCAAAATCGCGCCATATCCAAGCGTTGATCCTTGCACCGACTCGTGAACTTGCGATTCAAGTAGCAGAAGAATTGAACCGCATTGGTGAAATGAAACGCGTTCATGCATTGCCAGTATACGGTGGTCAGCAAATCGATCGTCAGATTCGTGCACTTCGTAAGAACCCACAAATCGTCGTTGCGACACCTGGTCGTCTAATGGACCACATGAACCGTAAAACATTAAACCTTGACCACGTTCAAACAGTCATCTTGGATGAAGCAGATGAAATGTTGAACATGGGCTTCGTGGAAGATATCGAAAAAATCTTAGGTACACTTCCACCGACTCGTCAAACACTCTTGTTCTCTGCAACGATGCCACCGCAGATTCGTAAAATCGCGGATCGTTTCATGACAACACCAACGCACATCAAAGTAAAAGCAAAAGAAATGACAGTCGAGAACATCGACCAATCATTCATCGAACTAAAAGAAAGTCAAAAATTCGATGTGCTTTGCCGCTTGATTGATACAGATTCTCCAGAACTTTCAATCATCTTTGGTCGTACGAAAAAACGTGTTGACGAAATGACGGAAGGACTTGTTCAACGTGGATACACGGCGGACGGTTTACACGGTGACTTGACACAAGCGAAACGTGACCAAGTTATCCGTCGCTTCAAAAAAGGAACAATCGATATCCTTGTTGCGACAGACGTTGCAGCACGTGGACTTGATATTTCTGGTGTTACACACGTTTACAACTTTGATGTACCACAAGATCCAGAGAGCTACGTTCACCGTATCGGTCGTACGGGACGTGCTGGTAAAACGGGATCAGCAATCACGTTCGTTACACCACGTGAATTTGGTCAAATCAAAACAATCGAACGTGTAACAAACAAAAAAATGTCACGTCGTCACGCACCAACACTCGACGAAATCTTGGAAGGCAACTTGAAGCTTGCTGCACAAGAACTCATCAAACGTGTAGAAGCGAAAAACTCACAAGAGTATACAACACTCGCGCAAGAACTTCTTGAAGAATATGAAGCGGTTGAATTAATCGCAGCAGCGCTTAAAGGATTAACGAAAGAGCCGGATGCAACTCCAGTTCAAATTTCGTCAATCGAACCAATCCGTGTCAAACGTTTTGGTAACAACGGTGGCGGTGGTAACCGTCGTCCTTACGGCAATAAAGGTGGATCAGGTTCTGGTTCTTCTAACCGTGGTGGCGGATACCGTGGCAGCAACCCACGTGGTGGGGAGCGCCGTGAAGGCGGTCGTCCTTCTGAAGGTAACCGTAGCTCATCTTCTTCAGATCGTCGTGAAGGTGGATACGCTGGTCGTAGCAACCGTAGCGAAAGTGATCGTAACCGTGGCGGACGTAAACCACGTTTTGAAAAGTAA
- the menH gene encoding 2-succinyl-6-hydroxy-2,4-cyclohexadiene-1-carboxylate synthase: MKLRDHDYHLEVEGQGPPLLLLHGFTGSSRTWTMLSARLQETYTVYRIDLLGHGKTPPAAYQRMRLTEQVKDLQALLATRTEPWTVLGYSMGGRIALMLAACSTQVQQTIAVSTTPGLKTAHERRSRRVQDRLLQQMLLEDGLEAFVRHWEALPLFASQRQLPSFTQQQIRSERLSQSAEGLAASLAAQGTGNMPSLWKSIHDLPIEWIVGEYDEKFKQIAQQAADSKKIHQISHATHAPHIDQPEKFVTIVEKLLLT, translated from the coding sequence ATGAAGTTACGTGACCATGACTACCATCTCGAAGTCGAAGGACAAGGCCCTCCATTGTTGTTATTACATGGGTTTACCGGCAGCAGCCGGACATGGACGATGCTCAGTGCACGACTTCAGGAAACCTACACTGTCTATCGGATTGACCTGCTTGGTCACGGAAAGACGCCGCCCGCTGCGTATCAGCGGATGCGTTTGACGGAACAAGTCAAAGACTTACAAGCATTACTTGCAACAAGAACCGAACCATGGACCGTGTTAGGCTACTCGATGGGTGGACGGATTGCCTTGATGCTCGCAGCCTGTTCAACGCAAGTCCAACAGACGATCGCTGTCAGTACGACACCTGGTCTAAAGACAGCGCACGAGCGCCGTAGCCGCCGCGTCCAAGACCGACTTTTGCAACAGATGTTGCTTGAAGATGGACTCGAAGCATTCGTCCGGCACTGGGAAGCGTTACCGCTGTTCGCAAGCCAGCGGCAATTACCGTCATTTACGCAGCAACAAATTCGGTCGGAGCGTTTGTCCCAATCTGCAGAGGGACTAGCTGCTTCGCTCGCCGCGCAAGGAACAGGCAATATGCCGTCGCTTTGGAAGTCGATACATGACTTACCCATCGAGTGGATTGTCGGGGAATATGATGAAAAGTTTAAACAGATTGCGCAACAAGCGGCGGATTCAAAAAAAATCCACCAGATTTCGCATGCAACGCATGCCCCACATATCGACCAACCGGAAAAGTTTGTTACAATAGTAGAGAAACTACTCTTAACTTAA
- the menD gene encoding 2-succinyl-5-enolpyruvyl-6-hydroxy-3-cyclohexene-1-carboxylic-acid synthase: MLTKWMHTLIDTLVASGVRDFVISPGSRSTPLAIAAFLHPSSRTHVLVDERSASFFALGLTRTEEQTRPVALICTSGTAATNYFSAITEANIFELPLIVLTADRPHELRGVGAPQVIDQVGLYGKQVRHAFDLPLPEEQSLSYVAHVATRSVLLAMTEPAGPVHINVPLREPLIPELDPLRTGRPVGTLPRFAEQVTTDELLALLSTKRLLIVIGPQLSTVDTKIILDYAKHSQIPVLADPLSQGRQYKTDTVFAFYDTWLKNETVKTAAKPDHILRFGAMPTSKPYLLWSHDIPTTVVGHAANWRAPQLHTTLLAGHPSQLRMMPVTKHDPAYLKTIQAAEKTVTNVFASLDQNDLTEYNVVRALNTLQGGSLFVSNSMPIRDIDTFLPTGTPLRLLANRGANGIDGILSSAVGATYDAQERYLLVGDLAFIHDVNGLMMARTRPITILLINNTGGGIFNFLPQQQQLESEVFEPLFGTAQHLDFGHIAAGYGINHQVVTSISELKTRLAEPTTVTRILEIRTDRATNVLKHRAIWEQTNHALTEYFQ, translated from the coding sequence ATGTTGACTAAGTGGATGCACACATTAATCGATACGCTCGTCGCTAGCGGAGTTCGTGATTTCGTGATCAGTCCAGGGTCTCGTTCCACCCCACTCGCAATCGCCGCATTTCTTCACCCGTCTAGCCGTACCCACGTCCTCGTTGACGAACGGTCGGCTAGTTTTTTTGCTTTAGGGTTAACACGGACGGAAGAACAGACACGTCCCGTCGCTTTGATTTGTACAAGCGGGACGGCAGCGACGAATTATTTTTCTGCTATCACGGAAGCCAATATTTTCGAACTTCCCTTGATCGTTTTGACTGCTGATCGACCACATGAATTGCGCGGGGTCGGGGCGCCACAAGTCATCGACCAAGTCGGTCTTTACGGAAAACAAGTCCGCCACGCGTTCGATCTCCCGTTACCGGAAGAACAAAGTCTATCGTATGTCGCTCATGTCGCAACGCGGTCCGTCCTGTTAGCGATGACCGAACCGGCCGGACCGGTCCATATCAATGTCCCGCTACGTGAACCGTTGATTCCGGAGCTTGATCCATTACGGACTGGACGACCTGTCGGAACACTCCCTCGCTTTGCCGAGCAAGTGACGACTGACGAGCTCCTAGCTCTTCTGTCTACAAAGCGTCTTTTGATTGTCATCGGACCACAACTTTCGACGGTCGATACAAAAATTATTTTGGATTACGCGAAACACTCTCAAATTCCCGTCTTAGCGGATCCCCTGAGTCAAGGACGTCAGTACAAAACAGATACCGTTTTTGCCTTTTATGATACGTGGCTAAAAAATGAGACAGTCAAAACAGCAGCTAAACCCGACCATATCTTACGGTTCGGAGCAATGCCGACATCAAAACCTTATTTACTTTGGTCACATGACATCCCGACGACGGTCGTCGGTCATGCCGCGAATTGGCGTGCACCGCAACTGCATACGACTCTGTTAGCGGGCCATCCGAGCCAGCTCCGGATGATGCCTGTGACTAAGCATGACCCTGCTTATCTCAAAACGATTCAGGCAGCCGAAAAAACCGTCACGAACGTTTTCGCTTCACTCGACCAAAACGACTTGACGGAATATAACGTCGTTCGTGCCTTGAACACATTACAAGGAGGCAGCTTATTCGTCTCAAACAGCATGCCGATTCGCGACATCGATACGTTTTTGCCTACAGGTACACCGCTTCGCCTTCTCGCCAACCGTGGTGCGAATGGAATCGATGGGATTTTATCGAGCGCAGTCGGTGCGACATACGATGCACAGGAACGCTACTTGCTCGTCGGTGACCTCGCCTTTATTCATGACGTCAATGGCTTGATGATGGCACGGACTCGTCCGATTACCATCTTACTCATCAACAACACCGGGGGCGGAATTTTCAATTTCCTACCACAACAGCAACAGCTTGAATCCGAGGTCTTCGAACCGTTATTTGGAACAGCCCAGCACTTGGATTTCGGTCACATCGCGGCCGGTTACGGCATCAATCACCAAGTTGTCACGTCGATTTCCGAACTGAAAACCCGGTTGGCCGAACCGACGACCGTCACACGCATTCTTGAGATTCGAACAGATCGTGCGACGAACGTCTTGAAGCACCGTGCGATTTGGGAACAGACGAATCATGCGCTGACGGAGTATTTCCAATGA
- the map gene encoding type I methionyl aminopeptidase — MLDYDYAALREIGRIVAIARDEMADAVKPGITTKELDDIGARILKEHGAESAPIVMYDFPGATCISVNEVAAHGIPGAYVIQEGDIVNVDVSAVKDGYYSDTGKTVIAGEAKRPEHVRLVEVSLSALEKGLEKVKAGTKVNQIGKAIYAETRKNGFTVIRNLAGHGLGKTLHGEPESISNYFNREENDLLKEGQVIAVETFISTSDEFCMEDEKDGWTLYTPNKSLVSQFEHSVVVLKDGYEILTKAD; from the coding sequence ATGTTGGATTATGATTATGCTGCACTACGTGAGATTGGGCGCATCGTCGCCATTGCGCGCGATGAAATGGCGGATGCCGTCAAACCAGGAATTACAACGAAAGAGCTTGATGACATCGGAGCGCGGATTTTGAAGGAACATGGAGCGGAATCAGCACCAATCGTCATGTATGATTTCCCTGGAGCAACGTGTATCAGTGTCAATGAAGTCGCAGCTCATGGTATTCCTGGTGCATATGTCATTCAAGAAGGTGATATCGTCAACGTCGATGTCTCGGCAGTCAAAGATGGCTACTATTCAGATACAGGTAAAACGGTGATTGCGGGCGAAGCGAAACGTCCTGAGCACGTCCGACTCGTCGAAGTGTCATTGTCGGCCCTTGAAAAAGGTCTTGAGAAAGTCAAAGCGGGTACGAAAGTCAATCAAATCGGGAAAGCGATTTATGCGGAAACACGCAAAAATGGCTTTACGGTCATTCGGAATTTAGCTGGACATGGATTAGGAAAAACGTTGCATGGTGAACCAGAGTCGATTTCGAATTACTTCAACCGCGAAGAAAATGATTTGTTGAAAGAAGGACAAGTCATCGCAGTCGAAACGTTTATCTCGACGAGCGACGAATTTTGTATGGAAGATGAAAAGGACGGCTGGACACTGTATACGCCAAACAAAAGTTTGGTTTCGCAGTTCGAACATAGCGTCGTCGTCTTGAAGGATGGATACGAAATCTTGACGAAGGCAGACTAA
- the menE gene encoding o-succinylbenzoate--CoA ligase, translating to MYPWIYTRAKEQPNDLALVTDQARLSWQELYTAAHKLASAWASHLSRGDRIALYGPASQSYIIAIHAAQLLELTIVPLNVRLSQRELDDQLKRAQVKYVISDRTLDTDIKILPFHYTNTAPDIIVRHMPKHYVQSMLFTSGTTGRAKAVEQTMLNHFSSAMNAARHIGSSTEDRFLIVTPLFHMSGLAVVYRAVIYGAPIVLEPHFAPTKTIEWIKNERITHLSLVSVMLDRLLEAGLRRYDLRVVLTGGGPVPLPILTRALDRQIPVMQTYGMTETASQIATLLPEDALRKIGSAGQAIAPTDIRITRHQEIEVKGPTVMKGYFSDEQATVASFTADGYLKTGDLGRLDEEGYLYVLDRRSDLIISGGENVYPAEVESALLSIDGIKEAGVVGRFDSTWGQVPVAFIVSAVEESTVRQAISQLLAKYKCPVTYVYRDALPRNANGKLLRHQLKEFV from the coding sequence GTGTACCCTTGGATTTATACACGCGCTAAGGAACAACCTAACGACTTAGCTCTAGTCACAGATCAAGCCCGCTTATCTTGGCAGGAATTATATACGGCAGCACACAAATTAGCAAGTGCCTGGGCAAGCCACCTTTCGCGCGGTGATCGGATTGCTCTTTATGGTCCAGCAAGTCAGTCGTATATTATTGCCATCCATGCGGCACAACTACTTGAATTAACAATCGTTCCACTCAATGTTCGCTTAAGTCAGCGCGAACTGGATGATCAATTAAAACGAGCACAAGTCAAATATGTCATCTCCGACCGGACGCTAGATACCGATATCAAGATTTTACCATTCCATTATACGAACACGGCACCTGACATCATCGTTCGACATATGCCAAAGCATTATGTCCAATCCATGCTCTTTACGAGCGGAACGACCGGTCGGGCTAAGGCAGTCGAACAGACAATGCTAAATCACTTTTCAAGTGCGATGAATGCGGCACGTCATATCGGTTCCTCGACGGAGGATCGCTTCTTAATCGTTACGCCACTGTTTCATATGAGTGGTCTCGCTGTCGTTTACCGTGCTGTCATCTACGGAGCCCCCATCGTCCTTGAACCCCATTTTGCCCCGACGAAAACGATTGAATGGATTAAAAATGAACGGATTACCCACCTTTCCCTCGTTTCTGTCATGTTGGATCGGCTGCTTGAAGCAGGGTTACGTCGCTATGACTTGCGTGTCGTCTTGACAGGCGGCGGACCGGTTCCTTTACCGATTTTGACTCGTGCCCTCGATCGACAGATTCCCGTCATGCAAACATATGGGATGACAGAAACCGCTTCGCAAATTGCGACACTATTGCCGGAAGATGCGTTACGAAAAATCGGTTCTGCCGGTCAAGCAATTGCCCCAACCGATATCCGAATTACACGCCATCAAGAAATCGAAGTCAAAGGACCGACCGTCATGAAAGGTTACTTTTCAGATGAGCAAGCGACCGTAGCATCTTTTACTGCAGACGGCTATCTCAAGACAGGTGATCTTGGACGCTTAGATGAAGAAGGTTATTTGTACGTTCTCGATCGGCGAAGTGATTTAATCATTTCAGGCGGTGAGAATGTCTATCCGGCTGAAGTCGAGTCTGCCCTGCTCTCGATTGACGGAATCAAGGAAGCTGGTGTCGTCGGTCGCTTTGATTCGACTTGGGGACAAGTCCCTGTTGCGTTCATCGTCAGCGCTGTTGAAGAATCGACCGTCCGTCAAGCAATCAGTCAGTTGCTCGCCAAATATAAGTGTCCTGTCACCTATGTTTACCGTGACGCATTGCCGCGTAATGCGAACGGCAAACTGTTGCGCCATCAATTGAAGGAATTCGTATGA
- a CDS encoding isochorismate synthase, producing MAYAQQELKQRIEQAVGHANAYQRPIIASYSWEIEAQDVNSLTHGTTERYYFTTPDRSMRAIGFGIAKQLNTSGHDRFLRIQSKWSNLNRDHVGDDLFAFCGFSFSELKAPDYRWSSFGEASMTVPKFLFLERDGRTTVTLFATIDPHSNAEQTLNQLASDYAELHQPKANRFVTRIRMTRDGNEAFEASFHQATQLLQTSLKKIVLAREVVYEMDQAVDLAGLVRELERSQPGSYIFFFQPTVDEAFLGATPERLVLKEGNQIKTAAVAGSAPRHAVEQTDDALGLALLEDKKNRVEHSIVVDSITSTLHDLSTRIEKPDQPMLLKNRHIQHLYTPITATLAPDVTLLQIIEKLHPTPALGGEPKLEAVKAIREIETFERGWYGSPVGWMDGQENGEFIVAIRSGLFTERSAILYAGCGLVEGSQLTSELDETETKLSPMLQALSHLCTLEKDDVYVD from the coding sequence ATGGCTTACGCTCAACAAGAGCTTAAACAACGTATTGAACAGGCCGTTGGTCATGCGAACGCATACCAGCGCCCTATAATCGCTTCTTATTCATGGGAAATCGAAGCGCAAGACGTCAATTCATTGACGCATGGAACAACAGAACGTTATTACTTTACGACACCCGACCGATCGATGCGTGCCATCGGCTTCGGTATTGCGAAACAGTTAAACACGTCAGGACACGATCGCTTTTTACGAATCCAATCGAAATGGTCGAATCTCAACCGTGATCATGTAGGTGATGATTTATTTGCGTTTTGTGGTTTTTCGTTCAGTGAACTTAAAGCACCCGATTATCGGTGGTCTTCCTTCGGAGAAGCCTCGATGACGGTTCCGAAATTTCTGTTCTTAGAACGGGACGGCCGGACGACCGTTACATTATTTGCGACCATCGATCCTCATTCAAACGCTGAACAAACACTCAATCAACTCGCTTCTGATTACGCCGAGTTACACCAACCAAAAGCAAATCGTTTCGTGACCCGGATCCGCATGACGCGCGACGGGAATGAGGCTTTTGAAGCGTCTTTCCATCAAGCGACACAACTTTTACAGACATCGTTAAAGAAAATCGTGTTGGCCCGTGAAGTCGTGTACGAAATGGATCAGGCCGTTGACCTTGCCGGACTCGTCCGTGAACTCGAACGGTCTCAACCGGGAAGTTATATTTTCTTCTTCCAGCCGACCGTCGACGAGGCCTTCCTCGGGGCTACACCAGAACGACTCGTCTTAAAAGAAGGAAACCAAATTAAAACAGCGGCCGTCGCTGGTTCCGCGCCACGTCACGCAGTCGAACAAACCGATGACGCACTTGGTCTTGCGTTGCTCGAAGACAAAAAGAATCGTGTTGAACATTCAATCGTCGTTGACTCCATCACGAGTACGTTACATGATTTATCGACTCGAATCGAAAAGCCGGATCAACCGATGTTGCTTAAGAATCGACATATCCAGCACCTGTATACACCAATCACTGCCACACTGGCACCGGACGTGACGTTGCTGCAGATTATCGAAAAATTACACCCGACGCCTGCGTTAGGTGGCGAACCGAAACTTGAAGCAGTCAAAGCCATCCGTGAGATTGAAACGTTCGAACGCGGTTGGTATGGTTCTCCTGTCGGGTGGATGGACGGTCAAGAAAACGGTGAATTCATTGTTGCCATCCGGTCAGGTCTTTTCACGGAACGGTCGGCAATTCTCTATGCCGGTTGCGGACTCGTCGAAGGATCGCAATTGACAAGCGAACTAGACGAGACGGAAACCAAACTCTCACCGATGCTGCAAGCTCTCTCACATCTGTGCACGTTAGAAAAGGATGATGTTTATGTTGACTAA
- the menC gene encoding o-succinylbenzoate synthase has translation MTIILQSAELFDVRLTFRQPMKTALTTLSDRRTTILRLTDTEGNIGYGEGVAFETPWYTAETQDSIHALAPVLYRLLQGPLHHPSEVATRFQPIQGNQMAKAMFDGAAYELFARASNQTLATYLGGDANKAIACGKALGRAEASKTVRAVEDALQDGFQRIKLKLAPTDTSVLAHVRKQFPDAPLMFDANGSFTRSDIRLLQDWDQYGLLMMEQPFRANDWLTHQYAASLLSTPLCLDESIETITDADLMHSLGAGQIINIKPARVGGLTNALTIREKATYWLGGMFESGIGRRQTLAFATLPGLAYPIDMAGTDHYFVEDLLEVDYRIENGQIRYAEHEVSLERLGRLTQSKLVL, from the coding sequence ATGACAATCATCCTTCAAAGCGCCGAATTATTTGATGTCCGATTAACATTCCGTCAGCCGATGAAAACGGCACTCACTACCTTAAGTGATCGCCGGACGACGATTCTCCGATTGACGGACACAGAAGGTAACATTGGTTACGGGGAAGGTGTCGCCTTTGAGACACCTTGGTATACCGCGGAGACACAAGATTCGATTCATGCCTTAGCTCCCGTCCTCTATCGCTTGCTTCAAGGACCGCTCCATCATCCGTCAGAAGTCGCAACACGCTTTCAACCGATTCAAGGAAACCAGATGGCAAAAGCGATGTTCGACGGCGCCGCCTATGAATTGTTTGCTCGCGCGAGTAACCAAACGCTTGCCACGTATCTCGGGGGTGACGCGAACAAAGCCATCGCTTGCGGAAAAGCACTTGGTCGCGCGGAAGCCAGTAAGACGGTACGTGCCGTTGAGGACGCGTTACAGGACGGTTTTCAGCGTATCAAGCTAAAGCTAGCCCCAACGGATACCTCCGTCTTAGCGCACGTTCGGAAACAATTCCCGGATGCGCCTTTAATGTTTGATGCCAACGGAAGTTTCACCCGTTCAGATATACGTCTTTTACAGGACTGGGATCAGTATGGATTACTCATGATGGAGCAACCATTCCGGGCTAATGATTGGTTGACGCATCAATATGCCGCGTCACTGCTCTCAACCCCACTTTGTTTGGATGAGTCGATCGAAACCATCACTGACGCTGATTTAATGCACTCACTCGGTGCAGGTCAAATCATCAATATCAAACCGGCACGTGTCGGTGGCTTGACGAATGCCTTAACGATTCGGGAAAAAGCGACGTATTGGCTCGGTGGGATGTTTGAGAGTGGCATCGGCCGTCGCCAGACGCTGGCGTTCGCTACATTACCCGGTCTCGCTTATCCGATTGACATGGCTGGAACCGATCACTATTTCGTCGAAGATCTCCTTGAAGTTGACTATCGGATTGAGAACGGTCAAATTCGATATGCTGAACACGAGGTCTCACTCGAGCGGTTAGGACGACTTACCCAGTCTAAACTCGTTCTTTGA